The Trichosurus vulpecula isolate mTriVul1 chromosome 4, mTriVul1.pri, whole genome shotgun sequence genome contains a region encoding:
- the LOC118845780 gene encoding coiled-coil domain-containing protein 70-like → MVVLGSKWISKGQLSRFFFSFPSFIHEQHQHDHEQQQQPQRQQQQQQHEMKKNLWRDNKIFRDENKALRKENKFLWLENRALRGENRTFRIENQILWEANQFLRQQNHILWEEKRIVWGSKKALCEKSNTLSKEKKAFWEQNRALQAQIRALQEQGKAFQNEEKALQEEIKSLQEEIKALQHQESALNVEEQALRKEGKALRMEEQALWKEDLALREENKALREENNALQEEDRALREESKVLREWNKMLKENEEDSQASCENVE, encoded by the coding sequence ATGGTTGTCTTGGGTTCCAAATGGATCAGTAAGGGGCAGCTGTCccgcttttttttctcttttccctcgtTCATTCATGAGCAACATCAGCATGAccatgaacaacagcaacaaccccaacgccaacagcaacaacaacaacacgagatgaaaaaaaatctttggagagATAACAAAATATTTCGGGATGAGAACAAAGCACTCCGCAAAGAAAATAAGTTCCTTTGGTTAGAAAACAGGGCTCTTCGAGGAGAAAATAGGACCTTTAGAATAGAAAACCAGATACTTTGGGAGGCAAACCAGTTCCTTAGACAACAAAATCATATCctctgggaggagaagaggatTGTTTGGGGGAGCAAAAAAGCCCTCTGTGAAAAAAGTAATACCTTgagtaaggaaaaaaaagctttttgggAACAGAACAGAGCCCTTCAGGCACAGATCAGGGCTCTCCAGGAGCAGGGGAAAGCTTTCCAAAATGAGGAAAAAGCTCTTCAAGAAGAGATCAAATCCCTCCAGGAGGAGATCAAGGCCCTCCAGCATCAGGAAAGTGCCCTGAACGTGGAGGAGCAGGCCTTGCGGAAGGAGGGCAAGGCCCTGCGTATGGAAGAGCAAGCTCTGTGGAAGGAAGATCTTGCTCTCCGGGAGGAGAATAAGGCTCTCAGGGAGGAGAACAACGCCCTGCAGGAGGAGGACCGAGCCCTTCGAGAGGAGTCCAAGGTACTTAGGGAGTGGAACAAGATGctcaaagagaatgaagaggaCTCCCAAGCTAGCTGTGAAAATGTAGAATAA